One genomic region from Frateuria soli encodes:
- the pstS gene encoding phosphate ABC transporter substrate-binding protein PstS has protein sequence MHTLRGLTVLNATTVSRLGTAAVLAAATLTGANAAQATDITGAGSSFVYPVLSRWSATYAEKTGNHLNYQSVGSGAGIAQIKEGTIDFGASDAPMKAEDLKKFGLGQFPVVVGGIVPVVNIAGVQAGQVKLDGPTLADIFLGKIRNWNDPKIAALNSGLKLPAGKITVVHRSDGSGTSFNFTNYLSKVSPQWASQVKFGTSVDWPTGVGGKGNEGVSQYVKQIKNSIGYVEYAYAVKNKISWVDLKNAAGNVVSPNADSFAAAASTADWASAKDFNLIMTNAPGAKAWPITATTWVIMYKQPKNAEHSKVAFDFFKWALENGQQQAAALDYVPLPQSLVQKIEAYWASEYKH, from the coding sequence ATGCACACCTTGAGAGGACTGACCGTGTTGAATGCAACCACTGTTTCCCGCCTCGGTACGGCCGCCGTGCTGGCTGCCGCCACGCTGACGGGCGCCAACGCCGCCCAGGCGACCGACATCACCGGTGCCGGTTCGAGCTTCGTCTATCCCGTGCTGTCCCGCTGGTCGGCGACCTACGCCGAGAAGACCGGCAACCACCTCAATTACCAGTCGGTCGGCTCCGGCGCCGGCATCGCGCAGATCAAGGAGGGGACGATCGACTTCGGCGCCTCCGACGCGCCGATGAAGGCCGAGGACCTCAAGAAGTTCGGCCTGGGCCAGTTCCCGGTCGTCGTCGGCGGCATCGTGCCGGTGGTCAACATCGCCGGTGTGCAGGCCGGCCAGGTCAAGCTCGATGGCCCGACCCTGGCCGACATCTTCCTGGGCAAGATCAGGAACTGGAACGACCCGAAGATCGCCGCGTTGAACAGCGGCCTGAAGCTGCCGGCGGGCAAGATCACCGTCGTGCACCGCTCCGACGGCTCGGGCACCTCCTTCAACTTCACCAACTACCTGTCCAAGGTCAGCCCGCAGTGGGCCAGCCAGGTCAAGTTCGGCACCTCGGTCGACTGGCCGACCGGCGTGGGTGGCAAGGGCAACGAGGGCGTCTCCCAGTACGTCAAGCAGATCAAGAATTCGATCGGCTACGTCGAGTACGCCTACGCGGTGAAGAACAAGATCAGCTGGGTGGACCTGAAGAACGCCGCCGGCAACGTCGTCTCGCCGAACGCCGACAGCTTCGCCGCCGCGGCCAGCACCGCCGACTGGGCCAGCGCGAAGGATTTCAACCTGATCATGACCAACGCCCCGGGCGCCAAGGCCTGGCCGATCACCGCGACCACCTGGGTGATCATGTACAAGCAGCCGAAGAACGCCGAGCACAGCAAGGTCGCCTTCGACTTCTTCAAGTGGGCGCTGGAAAACGGCCAGCAGCAGGCCGCCGCGCTTGACTACGTGCCGCTGCCGCAGAGCCTGGTGCAGAAGATCGAGGCCTACTGGGCTTCCGAATACAAGCACTGA
- the rnt gene encoding ribonuclease T translates to MEYVSNSLAARMCERFRGFMPVIVDVETGGFDAEHDALLEIAVVTLAMDAEGYVRPRPPVSAHVEPFPGARIDPRSLEITGIDPDNPLRGALSERLALDHVFHPVRLAMRESECQRAVLVGHNAAFDLAFLNAAVRRCGHKRNPFHPFSCFDTATLSGLAYGQTVLSKAVQAAGHAFDGREAHSAIYDAERTAELFCAIVNRWRRLETLERDHVGITLS, encoded by the coding sequence ATGGAATATGTGAGCAACAGCCTGGCCGCCCGCATGTGCGAGCGGTTCCGCGGCTTCATGCCGGTCATCGTGGACGTGGAAACCGGCGGCTTCGATGCCGAGCACGACGCCTTGCTGGAGATCGCCGTCGTGACGCTGGCGATGGACGCCGAGGGCTACGTGCGACCGCGCCCGCCGGTGTCCGCGCACGTGGAACCGTTCCCCGGGGCGCGCATCGACCCGCGTTCGCTGGAGATCACCGGCATCGACCCGGACAACCCGCTGCGCGGCGCGCTGTCCGAACGACTGGCACTCGACCACGTGTTCCATCCGGTACGACTGGCGATGCGCGAGAGCGAATGCCAGCGCGCGGTGCTGGTCGGCCACAACGCCGCCTTCGACCTGGCATTCCTCAATGCGGCCGTGCGCCGCTGCGGGCACAAGCGCAACCCGTTCCACCCTTTCAGTTGCTTCGACACCGCCACGTTGAGCGGCCTGGCCTACGGGCAGACCGTTTTGAGCAAGGCGGTGCAGGCGGCCGGCCATGCCTTCGACGGGCGCGAGGCGCACTCGGCCATCTACGATGCCGAGCGCACGGCAGAGCTGTTCTGCGCGATCGTCAACCGCTGGCGGCGACTGGAAACGCTCGAGCGGGATCACGTCGGGATAACACTCTCCTGA
- a CDS encoding porin produces the protein MRSKMLVAAIAAGLGLAGAGVHAAPAPQDAQSAARSSEVEQLKAQLAALQAKMDELEQRTDAQSDINVSTGQNIEALQKSQAGSSSSLDKALADTSFSGKMYFDFSNIDQKNSDSGKTDASGTGLDVKRFYLGVDHKFNDIWSANLTTDFNYVSGDGETNLFVKKAYVQGKFDQAAVLRIGSADMPWIPFVESYYGFRYVENTLTDRLKYANSADWGLHLFGDLGAGKVANYAVSVVNGGGYKNPSRSKGVDIEGRVGFVPFEGMIVAVGGYSGHLGKETENLDAPQTAQRGDVMVAYADKKVRVGAEYFTARNWGNLVLSPVEDKADGYSLWGSVSLTDDVALFARYDNAKLSKDIDDNAKDVYYNLGLQYQVTKGFKLAAVWKHEKAERSVATPVPPHVQNVKTNEIGVFGEVAF, from the coding sequence ATGCGTTCGAAGATGCTCGTGGCGGCGATCGCCGCCGGTTTGGGCCTGGCAGGCGCCGGCGTGCACGCGGCACCGGCCCCGCAGGATGCGCAGTCGGCTGCGCGCAGTTCGGAGGTCGAGCAGCTCAAGGCCCAACTGGCCGCCCTGCAGGCCAAGATGGACGAACTGGAACAGCGCACCGATGCGCAGTCCGACATCAACGTGAGCACCGGCCAGAACATCGAGGCCCTGCAGAAATCGCAGGCCGGCTCGTCCTCGTCGCTCGACAAGGCACTGGCCGACACCAGTTTCTCCGGCAAGATGTACTTCGACTTCAGCAACATCGACCAGAAGAACAGCGACAGCGGCAAGACCGACGCCTCGGGTACCGGCCTCGACGTCAAGCGCTTCTATCTGGGCGTGGACCACAAGTTCAATGACATCTGGTCGGCCAACCTGACCACCGACTTCAACTACGTCAGCGGTGACGGCGAGACCAACCTGTTCGTCAAGAAGGCCTACGTGCAGGGCAAGTTCGACCAGGCCGCGGTGCTGCGCATCGGTTCGGCGGACATGCCGTGGATTCCGTTCGTGGAGAGCTACTACGGCTTCCGCTACGTCGAGAACACCCTGACCGATCGCCTGAAGTACGCCAACTCGGCCGACTGGGGCCTGCACCTGTTCGGTGACCTGGGCGCCGGCAAGGTCGCCAACTACGCGGTATCGGTGGTCAACGGCGGTGGCTACAAGAATCCCAGCCGCAGCAAGGGCGTCGACATCGAAGGCCGCGTGGGCTTCGTGCCGTTCGAGGGCATGATCGTTGCGGTCGGCGGCTACAGCGGCCACCTGGGCAAGGAAACCGAGAACCTCGACGCCCCGCAGACCGCCCAGCGCGGCGACGTGATGGTGGCCTACGCGGACAAGAAGGTGCGCGTCGGCGCCGAGTACTTCACCGCCAGGAACTGGGGCAACCTGGTGCTGAGCCCGGTCGAGGACAAGGCCGACGGCTACTCGCTGTGGGGCTCGGTGTCGCTCACCGACGACGTGGCCCTGTTTGCCCGCTACGACAACGCCAAGCTCAGCAAGGACATCGACGACAACGCCAAGGACGTCTACTACAACCTCGGCCTGCAGTACCAGGTGACCAAGGGCTTCAAGCTGGCCGCGGTGTGGAAGCACGAGAAGGCCGAGCGTTCGGTCGCCACCCCGGTGCCGCCGCATGTACAAAACGTCAAGACGAACGAGATCGGCGTCTTCGGCGAGGTTGCGTTCTAA
- a CDS encoding TIGR01244 family sulfur transferase, giving the protein MQVRKLTAHISVSPQILPGEMADLEAAGFRSVINNRPDGETDDQPTSTEMARAAAAHGLAYRDIPVVPGRYEPAVIEAMARALEELPAPVLAFCRTGTRSTTLWALQAARAGDVGAIVKAAGDAGYDIAALAPRLRAMQHA; this is encoded by the coding sequence ATGCAGGTCCGCAAGCTCACGGCCCACATCAGCGTGTCCCCGCAGATCCTGCCCGGCGAGATGGCCGACCTGGAGGCGGCCGGCTTCCGCAGCGTGATCAACAACCGGCCCGACGGGGAGACCGATGACCAGCCGACCAGTACCGAGATGGCAAGGGCCGCGGCCGCGCATGGCCTGGCCTACCGCGATATCCCGGTCGTTCCGGGCCGGTACGAGCCGGCGGTGATCGAGGCCATGGCCCGGGCACTCGAGGAACTGCCCGCGCCGGTGCTGGCCTTCTGCCGCACCGGCACGCGTTCGACCACGTTGTGGGCATTGCAGGCCGCGCGCGCGGGCGATGTCGGGGCGATCGTGAAGGCGGCGGGCGACGCGGGCTACGACATCGCCGCGCTGGCGCCGCGCCTGCGTGCGATGCAGCATGCCTGA
- a CDS encoding sulfite exporter TauE/SafE family protein — translation MLSGGEILAVLCGSIVGFSLALIGGGGSILATPLLLYVVGMRDPHMAIGTSAVAVGANAFANLLPHARSGHVRWRAAFVFAAAGVCGAWLGSSAGKAMDGHRLLALFALLMLVVAFLMLRGRRGGSSDRYPLPNAMPRLAAVGLGAGALSGFFGIGGGFLIVPGLMFASGMEIINAIGTSLFSVGTFAATTAGNYAISGLVDWRVAAEFVGGGIVGGWLGALGARRLAGTRGALNLIFAGVIVVVAIYMLYRSLAHVA, via the coding sequence CTGCTGTCGGGGGGCGAGATACTGGCGGTGCTGTGTGGCTCGATCGTGGGTTTCTCGCTCGCGCTCATCGGCGGGGGTGGCTCGATCCTGGCCACGCCGCTGCTGCTGTACGTCGTGGGCATGCGCGATCCCCACATGGCCATCGGCACCAGTGCGGTGGCGGTGGGCGCCAATGCCTTTGCCAACCTGTTGCCGCACGCACGTTCGGGGCACGTGCGCTGGCGCGCGGCGTTCGTGTTCGCCGCGGCGGGCGTATGCGGCGCCTGGCTGGGATCGAGCGCGGGCAAGGCGATGGACGGCCACCGGTTGCTGGCGCTGTTTGCGCTGCTGATGCTGGTGGTGGCATTCCTGATGCTGCGCGGACGCCGCGGCGGATCATCCGATCGCTACCCCTTGCCCAACGCCATGCCGCGCCTGGCCGCGGTCGGGCTCGGCGCCGGCGCGCTGTCCGGTTTTTTCGGCATCGGCGGCGGCTTCCTGATCGTGCCCGGGCTGATGTTCGCCAGCGGCATGGAAATCATCAACGCGATCGGAACCTCGCTGTTCTCGGTCGGCACCTTCGCGGCGACCACGGCGGGCAATTACGCGATCTCGGGGCTGGTCGACTGGCGTGTCGCGGCCGAGTTCGTCGGCGGCGGCATCGTCGGCGGCTGGCTGGGCGCGCTGGGCGCACGCCGACTGGCCGGCACGCGCGGCGCGCTCAACCTCATCTTCGCTGGCGTGATCGTGGTGGTCGCGATCTACATGCTCTACCGCTCCCTGGCGCACGTTGCCTGA
- the nth gene encoding endonuclease III has translation MKRADVVELFTRLRELNPHPTTELEYRTPFELLVAVVLSAQATDVGVNKATRKLYPKASTPQAILALGEEGLKRYISTIGLFNAKARNVIALCRILVEQHDGEVPRTREALEALPGVGRKTANVVLNTAFGEPTIAVDTHIFRVSNRTGLAPGKDVRAVEEKLEKVVPAEFRKDAHHWLILHGRYVCKARRPECPICPIRDLCQYRHKTPPAP, from the coding sequence ATGAAGCGCGCCGACGTGGTCGAACTGTTCACGCGCCTGCGCGAGCTCAACCCCCACCCCACCACCGAACTGGAATACCGCACGCCATTCGAGCTGCTGGTCGCCGTCGTGCTCTCGGCGCAGGCCACCGACGTGGGCGTCAACAAGGCGACCCGCAAGCTGTACCCGAAGGCCAGCACGCCGCAGGCGATCCTCGCGCTGGGCGAGGAAGGCCTCAAGCGCTACATCAGCACCATCGGCCTGTTCAACGCGAAGGCCAGGAACGTAATAGCGCTGTGCCGCATCCTCGTCGAGCAACACGACGGCGAGGTACCGCGCACGCGCGAAGCGCTCGAAGCCCTGCCCGGCGTCGGTCGCAAGACCGCCAACGTGGTCCTCAACACCGCCTTCGGCGAGCCCACGATTGCCGTGGACACGCACATCTTCCGCGTCTCCAACCGCACCGGCCTGGCGCCCGGCAAGGATGTGCGGGCGGTGGAGGAAAAGCTGGAGAAAGTCGTGCCGGCCGAGTTCAGGAAGGACGCCCACCACTGGCTGATCCTGCACGGCCGCTACGTGTGCAAGGCGCGCAGGCCCGAGTGTCCGATCTGCCCGATTCGCGACCTCTGCCAGTACAGGCACAAGACGCCGCCGGCGCCGTAA
- a CDS encoding RnfABCDGE type electron transport complex subunit B — MNDVTNLANRIDALLPQTQCEQCGFHGCRPYAEAMARGEAPINRCPPGGTAGIAKLAALLGTPVLPLDPAHGVEKPRMLARIVEADCIGCTKCIQACPVDAIVGAAKLMHTVLPDQCTGCELCVPACPVDCIVLEPMPLAQVEDPAHAAASRTHFQRREARLARERAEREAELAARKAAVDTPATPQNPVLAALARARAKQGSGT, encoded by the coding sequence ATGAACGACGTCACCAATCTGGCCAACCGCATCGATGCGCTGCTGCCGCAAACCCAGTGCGAGCAGTGCGGCTTCCACGGCTGTCGCCCATACGCCGAGGCGATGGCGCGCGGCGAAGCGCCGATCAACCGCTGCCCGCCCGGCGGAACGGCCGGCATCGCGAAGCTCGCGGCGCTGCTGGGCACGCCGGTGTTGCCGCTCGATCCCGCGCATGGCGTGGAGAAACCGCGCATGCTCGCGCGCATCGTCGAGGCCGACTGCATCGGATGCACCAAGTGCATCCAGGCCTGTCCGGTCGATGCCATCGTCGGCGCGGCCAAGCTGATGCACACGGTGCTGCCGGACCAGTGCACCGGCTGCGAACTGTGCGTCCCGGCCTGCCCGGTCGACTGCATCGTGCTGGAGCCCATGCCACTGGCACAGGTCGAGGACCCGGCGCACGCGGCGGCTTCCCGTACGCACTTCCAGCGCCGCGAGGCGCGCCTGGCGCGCGAGCGGGCCGAGCGCGAGGCCGAACTGGCCGCGCGCAAAGCCGCGGTCGACACTCCCGCCACCCCGCAGAATCCGGTGTTGGCGGCACTTGCCCGCGCCCGGGCCAAACAGGGTTCCGGGACATGA
- the metG gene encoding methionine--tRNA ligase, whose translation MTRRLLVTNALPYANGPLHMGHLLGYIQADIWVRAQRMAGNEAVYVCADDAHGTPIMLAAQKAGMTPEAFIEGIRTGHEADFADFGVHFDHYHSTHSEENRELATLIYTRLRDGGFIARRGIKQLFDPEKEMFLPDRYIKGTCPRCGTPDQYGDNCEHCGATYAPTDLIEPYSVVSGAAPVLRDSEHYFFELSRFEALLRDWFAGRYTEGRPVANAGVAAKLREWLDGGLKDWDISRDAPYFGFPIPDAPGKFFYVWLDAPVGYLASFKALCDRTNLRFDDFLAPSSRAEMHHFIGKDIINFHGLFWPAMLHGAGFRTPTALHVNGYLTVNGSKMSKSRGTFIQARTYLDVGLNPEFLRYYFATMLDDAPVDVDLDLKAFEERVNSHLVGKWVNIASRTAGFVHKFFDGRLGAHFGTTEQALWNTLLEHYDGIDALYDAGDFAEVTRRFVLMADLVNGHIAATAPWTMAKDESRREELHQVCSFALAGFRLLAGLLKPILPATVAAAEAFLQAPIANFDDARAELHSHAIGPFEALLGRIDPKRIEAMIDASKESLAPAPAAAPKPSKESRKPMTEAAAPATDTPATIAIDDFAKLDLRIGKVTTCEFVEGSDKLLRFELDAGPLGKRQIFSGIRAAYGEPEKLVGRNVVFIANLAPRKMRFGLSEGMILSAGDGGSDLFLLDADQGAKPGATVR comes from the coding sequence ATGACCCGCCGCCTCCTCGTCACCAACGCCCTGCCCTACGCCAACGGGCCGCTGCACATGGGCCATCTGCTGGGCTACATCCAGGCCGACATCTGGGTGCGTGCGCAGCGCATGGCGGGCAACGAGGCGGTGTACGTCTGCGCGGACGACGCGCACGGCACCCCGATCATGCTGGCCGCGCAGAAGGCCGGCATGACGCCGGAAGCTTTCATCGAGGGCATCCGGACCGGGCACGAGGCCGACTTCGCCGACTTCGGCGTGCACTTCGACCACTACCACTCGACCCACTCGGAAGAGAACCGCGAGCTGGCGACGCTGATCTACACGCGCCTGCGCGACGGCGGCTTCATCGCGCGGCGCGGCATCAAGCAGCTGTTCGACCCGGAAAAGGAAATGTTCCTGCCGGACCGCTACATCAAGGGCACCTGCCCGCGCTGCGGCACGCCCGACCAGTACGGTGACAACTGCGAGCACTGCGGCGCCACCTACGCGCCGACCGACCTGATCGAACCCTACTCGGTGGTCTCCGGCGCCGCTCCCGTGCTGCGCGACTCGGAACACTACTTTTTCGAGCTGTCCCGGTTCGAGGCGCTGCTGCGCGACTGGTTCGCCGGTCGCTACACCGAGGGCAGGCCGGTGGCCAACGCCGGCGTCGCGGCCAAGCTTCGCGAATGGCTGGATGGTGGTCTCAAGGACTGGGACATCTCGCGCGACGCGCCCTACTTCGGCTTCCCGATCCCCGATGCGCCGGGCAAGTTCTTCTACGTCTGGCTGGACGCGCCGGTCGGTTACCTGGCCAGCTTCAAGGCACTGTGCGACCGCACGAACCTGAGGTTCGACGACTTCCTGGCCCCGTCCAGCCGCGCCGAGATGCACCACTTCATCGGCAAGGACATCATCAACTTCCATGGCCTGTTCTGGCCGGCGATGCTGCATGGCGCGGGGTTCCGCACGCCCACCGCGCTGCACGTCAACGGCTACCTGACCGTCAATGGCTCGAAGATGTCCAAGTCGCGCGGCACCTTCATCCAGGCGCGCACCTATCTGGACGTGGGCCTGAACCCCGAATTCCTGCGCTATTACTTCGCCACCATGCTCGACGACGCACCGGTGGACGTGGACCTGGACCTGAAGGCGTTCGAGGAGCGCGTCAACTCGCACCTGGTCGGCAAGTGGGTGAACATCGCCAGCCGCACTGCAGGCTTCGTGCACAAGTTCTTCGACGGCCGCCTGGGTGCGCACTTCGGCACCACCGAGCAGGCACTGTGGAACACGTTGCTGGAACATTACGACGGCATCGACGCGCTCTACGACGCGGGAGATTTCGCCGAGGTCACCCGCCGCTTCGTGCTGATGGCGGACCTGGTCAACGGCCACATCGCCGCCACCGCGCCGTGGACCATGGCCAAGGACGAGTCGCGTCGCGAAGAACTGCACCAGGTGTGTTCGTTCGCCCTCGCCGGCTTCCGCCTGCTTGCCGGACTGCTCAAGCCGATCCTGCCGGCCACCGTGGCCGCGGCCGAGGCCTTCCTGCAGGCGCCGATCGCCAATTTCGACGACGCCCGCGCGGAACTGCACAGCCACGCGATCGGACCGTTCGAGGCGCTGCTCGGGCGCATCGATCCCAAGCGCATCGAGGCGATGATCGATGCCTCCAAAGAATCGCTCGCGCCCGCCCCGGCGGCCGCACCCAAGCCATCCAAGGAAAGCCGCAAGCCCATGACCGAAGCCGCTGCACCCGCCACCGACACGCCCGCCACCATTGCCATCGACGACTTCGCCAAGCTCGACCTGCGCATCGGCAAGGTCACCACTTGCGAGTTCGTGGAGGGCTCGGACAAGCTGCTCCGCTTCGAGCTGGACGCCGGCCCGCTCGGCAAGCGGCAGATTTTCTCGGGCATCCGCGCCGCCTACGGGGAGCCGGAGAAGCTGGTCGGCCGCAACGTGGTGTTCATCGCCAACCTGGCGCCGCGCAAGATGCGTTTCGGCCTGTCCGAGGGGATGATCCTGTCGGCCGGCGACGGTGGCAGCGACCTGTTCCTGCTGGATGCCGACCAGGGCGCGAAGCCTGGCGCCACCGTCCGCTGA
- the panD gene encoding aspartate 1-decarboxylase, whose translation MHLNMLKAKIHRATVTHAELHYEGSIAIDGLLLDASGIREYEQIHAWNINSGQRFVTYALRAEEGSGIISVNGSAARSAQAGDLIIIAAFVGLSEAELEKFQPTLVYVDADNRISHTNRSIPKQMAAA comes from the coding sequence ATGCACCTGAACATGCTCAAGGCCAAGATCCACCGCGCCACGGTGACCCACGCGGAGCTGCACTACGAGGGCTCGATCGCGATCGACGGCCTGTTGCTGGACGCCTCCGGCATCCGCGAGTACGAGCAGATCCACGCGTGGAACATCAACAGTGGGCAGCGTTTCGTGACCTATGCGCTGCGTGCCGAGGAAGGCTCCGGGATCATCTCGGTCAACGGCAGCGCCGCGCGCAGCGCGCAGGCCGGCGACCTGATCATCATCGCCGCCTTCGTCGGGCTCAGCGAGGCGGAGCTGGAGAAGTTCCAGCCGACGCTGGTGTACGTGGATGCGGACAACCGCATCAGCCACACCAACCGGTCGATCCCCAAGCAGATGGCGGCGGCCTGA
- the pgi gene encoding glucose-6-phosphate isomerase, which yields MPANVPTYASLFADHARRLAQTRLRRLIADPARAARLRHRAGPLLLDLSRQKLDVPALDALGAQLEASGWQAARDAMFAGEAINTSEGRAVLHTALRAGASSLPSPAPAEARREIEATLERIAQLVDAIHGGQQAALGLPDTVTDIVNIGIGGSDLGPRLAVAALAPFRMPKVRSHFLTNVDGQAAHDLTGRLDPRTTLVVMVSKTFTTQETLLNGNVLRNWILEACNGDEREVARHFLAVSANTEVAGSWGVPLKQIFPMWDFVGGRYSLWSAVGLSLALAIGMQGFRAVLAGGARMDDHFRSAPWQENLPALLALTEIWNRDVLGYSTRAVVPYADLLGDLPRYLQQLEMESLGKSVTPQGTPVGQPTVPVVWGSVGTNAQHAYFQALHQGTEVVPLDLIGVVNPAHPLHGNHDALLSNLLAQAAALALGKTFDEALAENPAGGETLAAQRTFPGDRPSSVILLDALTPECLGALIALYEHKVFLLGHLWGINAFDQWGVELGKSIARQILPALRGEQSDAPPLDAATRALIDAIHERRS from the coding sequence ATGCCCGCCAACGTCCCGACGTACGCCTCGCTGTTCGCCGACCACGCCCGCCGCCTTGCGCAGACCCGCCTGCGCAGGCTGATCGCCGATCCGGCCCGCGCCGCGCGCCTGCGCCACCGCGCCGGACCGCTGCTGCTCGACCTGAGCCGGCAGAAGCTGGATGTGCCGGCGCTCGATGCCCTGGGTGCGCAGCTGGAGGCAAGCGGCTGGCAGGCCGCGCGCGACGCGATGTTCGCGGGCGAGGCGATCAACACCTCCGAAGGGCGCGCGGTGTTGCACACGGCGTTGCGCGCCGGAGCATCCTCCCTGCCGTCGCCGGCGCCAGCCGAGGCCCGCCGCGAGATCGAAGCCACGCTGGAGCGCATTGCCCAGCTCGTCGACGCCATCCACGGCGGCCAGCAGGCGGCACTGGGGCTGCCCGACACCGTCACCGACATCGTCAACATCGGCATCGGGGGCTCGGACCTGGGCCCGCGCCTGGCGGTCGCCGCGCTGGCGCCGTTCCGCATGCCGAAGGTGCGCAGCCACTTCCTCACCAACGTCGACGGCCAGGCCGCCCACGACCTGACCGGCCGGCTCGACCCGAGGACCACGCTGGTGGTGATGGTCTCCAAGACCTTCACCACGCAGGAAACGCTGCTCAACGGCAACGTGCTGCGTAACTGGATCCTGGAAGCCTGCAACGGCGACGAGCGCGAGGTGGCGCGGCACTTCCTGGCGGTCAGCGCCAACACGGAGGTCGCCGGCAGCTGGGGCGTGCCGCTGAAGCAGATTTTCCCGATGTGGGATTTCGTCGGCGGGCGTTACTCGCTGTGGTCGGCCGTCGGGCTTTCACTGGCGCTGGCGATCGGCATGCAGGGCTTCCGTGCCGTGCTGGCCGGCGGCGCGCGCATGGACGACCACTTCCGTAGCGCGCCCTGGCAGGAGAACCTGCCGGCGCTGCTGGCGCTCACCGAGATCTGGAACCGCGACGTGCTGGGCTATTCCACGCGCGCGGTGGTGCCGTACGCGGACCTGCTCGGCGACCTGCCGAGGTACCTGCAGCAGCTGGAGATGGAGAGCCTGGGCAAGTCGGTAACGCCGCAGGGCACGCCGGTGGGCCAGCCGACCGTGCCGGTGGTGTGGGGCAGCGTCGGCACCAATGCGCAGCACGCCTACTTCCAGGCGCTGCACCAGGGCACCGAGGTGGTGCCGCTGGACCTGATCGGCGTGGTCAATCCGGCGCACCCGCTGCATGGCAACCACGATGCGCTGCTGTCCAACCTGCTCGCGCAGGCGGCTGCGCTGGCGCTGGGCAAGACCTTCGACGAGGCGCTGGCGGAGAACCCGGCGGGCGGCGAGACATTGGCGGCGCAGCGCACCTTCCCGGGCGATCGTCCCAGCTCGGTGATCCTGCTCGATGCGCTTACGCCCGAATGCCTGGGCGCGCTGATCGCGCTGTACGAGCACAAGGTTTTTCTGCTCGGCCATCTGTGGGGCATCAACGCGTTCGACCAGTGGGGCGTGGAGCTGGGCAAGAGCATCGCGCGGCAGATCCTGCCGGCATTGCGCGGAGAGCAGTCGGACGCGCCGCCGCTGGATGCGGCGACCCGCGCCCTGATCGACGCCATCCACGAACGCCGCAGCTGA
- the queG gene encoding tRNA epoxyqueuosine(34) reductase QueG, with the protein MSVAASPDYAALAREIKQWARELGFAQTAISGVELGEDESHLEHWLDHGLHGEMDYMARHGTRRSRPAELEPGTLRVISVRMDYRAPGTRHAWDVINDGEAGYVSRYALGRDYHKLMRNRLQKLAERIRGAIGEFGYRAYVDSAPVLEKALARNAGLGWIGKHTVLINKNAGSYFFLGELYTDLPLPIDEAATAHCGTCTRCIDVCPTQAILGPYRLDARRCISYLTIELKGSIPEELRAPMGNRIFGCDDCQLVCPWNKFAQDATEPDFAPRHSLDGAKLVELFAWSEEEFLRRTEGMAIRRTGYEGWLRNIAVALGNAPPTAEVIAALRTREQHPSPVVREHVAWALARHGTAPP; encoded by the coding sequence ATGTCCGTCGCCGCCTCCCCCGACTACGCCGCGCTTGCCCGCGAGATCAAACAGTGGGCGCGCGAGCTGGGGTTCGCGCAAACCGCCATCAGCGGCGTCGAACTGGGCGAGGACGAGTCGCACCTGGAACACTGGCTCGACCATGGCCTGCACGGCGAGATGGACTACATGGCCCGCCACGGCACCCGCCGCAGCCGGCCCGCCGAACTGGAACCGGGCACCCTGCGGGTGATTTCCGTGCGCATGGACTACCGCGCGCCGGGCACCCGACACGCCTGGGACGTGATCAACGATGGCGAGGCAGGCTACGTGTCCCGCTACGCGCTGGGCCGCGACTACCACAAGCTGATGCGCAACCGGCTGCAGAAGCTGGCCGAGCGCATCCGCGGAGCCATCGGCGAGTTCGGCTACCGCGCTTACGTGGATTCCGCGCCCGTGCTGGAAAAGGCGCTCGCGCGCAACGCGGGCCTAGGCTGGATCGGCAAGCACACCGTGCTGATCAACAAGAACGCGGGCTCATACTTCTTCCTCGGCGAGCTCTACACCGACCTGCCGCTGCCCATCGATGAGGCCGCCACGGCGCACTGCGGCACATGCACGCGCTGCATCGACGTCTGCCCGACCCAGGCGATCCTGGGTCCTTACCGGCTCGACGCGCGCCGTTGCATTTCCTACCTCACGATCGAGCTGAAGGGATCGATTCCCGAGGAACTGCGCGCGCCGATGGGCAACCGCATCTTCGGCTGCGACGACTGCCAGCTGGTATGTCCCTGGAACAAGTTCGCGCAGGACGCCACCGAGCCGGACTTCGCCCCGCGGCACAGCCTGGACGGGGCGAAGCTGGTGGAACTGTTCGCCTGGAGCGAAGAGGAGTTCCTGCGCCGTACCGAAGGCATGGCGATCCGGCGCACCGGCTACGAGGGTTGGCTGCGCAACATCGCGGTGGCGCTGGGGAATGCGCCCCCGACGGCTGAGGTGATCGCCGCATTGCGTACGCGGGAACAGCACCCCTCGCCCGTCGTCCGCGAGCACGTCGCCTGGGCGCTGGCACGCCACGGAACCGCGCCGCCGTAG